The Populus trichocarpa isolate Nisqually-1 chromosome 11, P.trichocarpa_v4.1, whole genome shotgun sequence genome has a segment encoding these proteins:
- the LOC7455032 gene encoding palmitoyl-monogalactosyldiacylglycerol delta-7 desaturase, chloroplastic-like isoform X2: protein MALMTSPLTKSKPCLFLPFTHAKKLGSPPAILLNYGHYNPKFLPLTTNKCKKEKLSSLLDASNKNYSSTKKALQVVADAGNAPLSEAEPRNLGKIFLSDVVVRRRRQVFWGRKWNSSDIVNAGVISAVHFLSLFGPFYFTWPAFWVALGIGIVTGLLGITLSFHRNLSHRSFKLPKWLEYFFAYCGVQALQRDPIFWVSTHRHHHQFCDSERDPHSPTEGFWFSHITWLFDNNYITEKGVRTALALHITWLINSASHLWGKRAWNTGDLSRNNWWLALLTFGEGWHNNHHAFEYSARHGLEWWQIDMTWYVVRFLQAIGLATDVKLPSEVQKQRMAFNN, encoded by the exons ATGGCTTTGATGACATCTCCATTAACCAAATCCAAACCTTGCCTTTTTCTGCCTTTTACCCATGCTAAGAAACTGGGTTCTCCACCTGCTATACTCCTAAATTATGGTCACTATAACCCCAAGTTCCTACCACTAACAACCAacaaatgcaaaaaagaaaaattatcaagtCTTTTGGATGCTTCAAATAAGAATTATAGCAGTACAAAAAAAGCACTACAAGTAGTGGCTGATGCTGGTAATGCACCTCTATCAGAGGCCGAGCCTAGGAACCTCGGGAAAATCTTTCTGTCAGATGTGGTGGTGAGGAGAAGAAGGCAGGTATTTTGGGGCAGGAAATGGAATTCATCAGATATAGTCAATGCTGGTGTAATTTCGGCGGTGCATTTTCTATCTTTGTTTGGACCTTTTTATTTCACTTGGCCTGCATTTTGGGTTGCCCTTGGCATCGGTATTGTCACTGGACTTCTAGGTATCACTCTTTCTTTCCATAGGAATCTTTCTCATAGGAGTTTCAAGCTTCCAAAATGGCTCGAGTATTTTTTTGCATACTGTGGGGTTCAAGCTCTTCAA AGGGATCCTATTTTTTGGGTTAGCACTCATAGACACCACCACCAGTTTTGTGATTCTGAGAGAGACCCGCATAGCCCTACTGAAGGGTTTTGGTTTAGTCACATCACTTGGCTCTTTGACAATAATTATATTACTGAAAAG GGTGTGAGAACCGCACTGGCTTTGCACATCACTTGGCTAATAAACTCAGCTTCTCATTTATGGGGAAAGCGAGCGTGGAACACCGGCGACTTGTCTAGGAACAATTG GTGGCTTGCGTTGCTTACTTTTGGAGAAGGTTGGCATAATAATCACCATGCTTTTGAATACTCAGCCAGACATGGCCTGGAATGGTGGCAGATTGACATGACTTGGTATGTTGTAAGGTTTCTTCAAGCTATTGGACTGGCAACAGATGTGAAGCTGCCATCGGAAGTTCAAAAGCAAAGGATGGCTTTCAACAATTGA
- the LOC18103457 gene encoding palmitoyl-monogalactosyldiacylglycerol delta-7 desaturase, chloroplastic isoform X1 encodes MALMTSPLTKSKPCLFLPFTHAKKLGSPPAILLNYGHYNPKFLPLTTNKCKKEKLSSLLDASNKNYSSTKKALQVVADADNAPLSEAEPRNLGKIFLSDVVVRRRRQVFWGRKWNSSDIANAAIVSSVHFLSLFAPFYFTWPAFWVTIGLGIVTGLLGITLSFHRNLSHRSFKLPKWLEYFFAYCGVQALQRDPIFWVSTHRHHHQFCDSERDPHSPTEGFWFSHITWLFDNNYITEKCGGQNNVGDLEKQPFYKFMQNTYFLHPIALGVLLYAVGGFPFLVWGMGVRTALALHITWLINSASHLWGKRAWNTGDLSRNNWWLALLTFGEGWHNNHHAFEYSARHGLEWWQIDMTWYVVRFLQAIGLATDVKLPSEVQKQRMAFNN; translated from the exons ATGGCTTTGATGACATCTCCATTGACCAAATCCAAACCTTGCCTTTTTCTGCCTTTTACCCATGCTAAGAAACTGGGTTCTCCACCTGCTATACTCCTAAATTATGGTCACTATAACCCCAAGTTCCTACCACTAACAACCAacaaatgcaaaaaagaaaaattatcaagtCTTTTGGATGCTTCAAATAAGAATTATAGCAGTACAAAAAAAGCACTACAAGTAGTGGCTGATGCTGATAATGCCCCTCTATCAGAGGCCGAGCCTAGGAACCTCGGGAAAATCTTTCTGTCAGATGTGGTGGTGAGGAGAAGAAGGCAGGTATTTTGGGGCAGGAAATGGAATTCATCAGATATAGCCAATGCTGCTATAGTTTCGTCAGTGCATTTTCTATCTTTGTTTGCACCTTTTTATTTCACTTGGCCTGCATTTTGGGTTACCATTGGCCTCGGTATTGTCACTGGACTTCTAGGTATCACTCTTTCTTTCCATAGGAATCTTTCTCATAGGAGTTTCAAGCTTCCAAAATGGCTCGAGTATTTTTTTGCATACTGTGGGGTTCAAGCTCTTCAA AGGGATCCTATTTTTTGGGTTAGCACTCATAGACACCACCACCAGTTTTGTGATTCTGAGAGAGACCCGCATAGCCCTACTGAAGGGTTTTGGTTTAGTCACATCACTTGGCTCTTTGACAATAATTATATTACTGAAAAG TGTGGAGGGCAAAACAATGTTGGGGATTTAGAGAAGCAACCCTTTTACAAGTTCATGCAAAACACGTACTTTCTACATCCAATTGCGCTTGGAGTTCTGCTATATGCAGTGGGAGGATTTCCCTTCCTTGTATGGGGAATG GGTGTGAGAACCGCACTGGCTTTGCACATCACTTGGCTAATAAACTCAGCTTCTCATTTATGGGGAAAGCGAGCGTGGAACACCGGCGACTTGTCTAGGAACAATTG GTGGCTTGCGTTGCTTACTTTTGGAGAAGGTTGGCATAATAATCACCATGCTTTTGAATACTCAGCCAGGCATGGCCTGGAATGGTGGCAGATTGACATGACTTGGTATGTTGTAAGGTTTCTTCAAGCTATTGGACTGGCAACAGATGTGAAGCTGCCATCGGAAGTTCAAAAGCAAAGGATGGCTTTCAACAATTGA
- the LOC18103457 gene encoding palmitoyl-monogalactosyldiacylglycerol delta-7 desaturase, chloroplastic isoform X2, with product MALMTSPLTKSKPCLFLPFTHAKKLGSPPAILLNYGHYNPKFLPLTTNKCKKEKLSSLLDASNKNYSSTKKALQVVADADNAPLSEAEPRNLGKIFLSDVVVRRRRQVFWGRKWNSSDIANAAIVSSVHFLSLFAPFYFTWPAFWVTIGLGIVTGLLGITLSFHRNLSHRSFKLPKWLEYFFAYCGVQALQRDPIFWVSTHRHHHQFCDSERDPHSPTEGFWFSHITWLFDNNYITEKGVRTALALHITWLINSASHLWGKRAWNTGDLSRNNWWLALLTFGEGWHNNHHAFEYSARHGLEWWQIDMTWYVVRFLQAIGLATDVKLPSEVQKQRMAFNN from the exons ATGGCTTTGATGACATCTCCATTGACCAAATCCAAACCTTGCCTTTTTCTGCCTTTTACCCATGCTAAGAAACTGGGTTCTCCACCTGCTATACTCCTAAATTATGGTCACTATAACCCCAAGTTCCTACCACTAACAACCAacaaatgcaaaaaagaaaaattatcaagtCTTTTGGATGCTTCAAATAAGAATTATAGCAGTACAAAAAAAGCACTACAAGTAGTGGCTGATGCTGATAATGCCCCTCTATCAGAGGCCGAGCCTAGGAACCTCGGGAAAATCTTTCTGTCAGATGTGGTGGTGAGGAGAAGAAGGCAGGTATTTTGGGGCAGGAAATGGAATTCATCAGATATAGCCAATGCTGCTATAGTTTCGTCAGTGCATTTTCTATCTTTGTTTGCACCTTTTTATTTCACTTGGCCTGCATTTTGGGTTACCATTGGCCTCGGTATTGTCACTGGACTTCTAGGTATCACTCTTTCTTTCCATAGGAATCTTTCTCATAGGAGTTTCAAGCTTCCAAAATGGCTCGAGTATTTTTTTGCATACTGTGGGGTTCAAGCTCTTCAA AGGGATCCTATTTTTTGGGTTAGCACTCATAGACACCACCACCAGTTTTGTGATTCTGAGAGAGACCCGCATAGCCCTACTGAAGGGTTTTGGTTTAGTCACATCACTTGGCTCTTTGACAATAATTATATTACTGAAAAG GGTGTGAGAACCGCACTGGCTTTGCACATCACTTGGCTAATAAACTCAGCTTCTCATTTATGGGGAAAGCGAGCGTGGAACACCGGCGACTTGTCTAGGAACAATTG GTGGCTTGCGTTGCTTACTTTTGGAGAAGGTTGGCATAATAATCACCATGCTTTTGAATACTCAGCCAGGCATGGCCTGGAATGGTGGCAGATTGACATGACTTGGTATGTTGTAAGGTTTCTTCAAGCTATTGGACTGGCAACAGATGTGAAGCTGCCATCGGAAGTTCAAAAGCAAAGGATGGCTTTCAACAATTGA
- the LOC7455032 gene encoding palmitoyl-monogalactosyldiacylglycerol delta-7 desaturase, chloroplastic-like isoform X1: MALMTSPLTKSKPCLFLPFTHAKKLGSPPAILLNYGHYNPKFLPLTTNKCKKEKLSSLLDASNKNYSSTKKALQVVADAGNAPLSEAEPRNLGKIFLSDVVVRRRRQVFWGRKWNSSDIVNAGVISAVHFLSLFGPFYFTWPAFWVALGIGIVTGLLGITLSFHRNLSHRSFKLPKWLEYFFAYCGVQALQRDPIFWVSTHRHHHQFCDSERDPHSPTEGFWFSHITWLFDNNYITEKCGGQNNVGDLEKQPFYKFMQNTYFLHPIALGVLLYAVGGFPFLVWGMGVRTALALHITWLINSASHLWGKRAWNTGDLSRNNWWLALLTFGEGWHNNHHAFEYSARHGLEWWQIDMTWYVVRFLQAIGLATDVKLPSEVQKQRMAFNN, encoded by the exons ATGGCTTTGATGACATCTCCATTAACCAAATCCAAACCTTGCCTTTTTCTGCCTTTTACCCATGCTAAGAAACTGGGTTCTCCACCTGCTATACTCCTAAATTATGGTCACTATAACCCCAAGTTCCTACCACTAACAACCAacaaatgcaaaaaagaaaaattatcaagtCTTTTGGATGCTTCAAATAAGAATTATAGCAGTACAAAAAAAGCACTACAAGTAGTGGCTGATGCTGGTAATGCACCTCTATCAGAGGCCGAGCCTAGGAACCTCGGGAAAATCTTTCTGTCAGATGTGGTGGTGAGGAGAAGAAGGCAGGTATTTTGGGGCAGGAAATGGAATTCATCAGATATAGTCAATGCTGGTGTAATTTCGGCGGTGCATTTTCTATCTTTGTTTGGACCTTTTTATTTCACTTGGCCTGCATTTTGGGTTGCCCTTGGCATCGGTATTGTCACTGGACTTCTAGGTATCACTCTTTCTTTCCATAGGAATCTTTCTCATAGGAGTTTCAAGCTTCCAAAATGGCTCGAGTATTTTTTTGCATACTGTGGGGTTCAAGCTCTTCAA AGGGATCCTATTTTTTGGGTTAGCACTCATAGACACCACCACCAGTTTTGTGATTCTGAGAGAGACCCGCATAGCCCTACTGAAGGGTTTTGGTTTAGTCACATCACTTGGCTCTTTGACAATAATTATATTACTGAAAAG TGTGGAGGGCAAAACAATGTTGGGGATTTAGAGAAGCAACCCTTTTACAAGTTCATGCAAAACACGTACTTTCTACATCCAATTGCGCTTGGAGTTCTGCTATATGCAGTGGGAGGATTTCCCTTCCTTGTATGGGGAATG GGTGTGAGAACCGCACTGGCTTTGCACATCACTTGGCTAATAAACTCAGCTTCTCATTTATGGGGAAAGCGAGCGTGGAACACCGGCGACTTGTCTAGGAACAATTG GTGGCTTGCGTTGCTTACTTTTGGAGAAGGTTGGCATAATAATCACCATGCTTTTGAATACTCAGCCAGACATGGCCTGGAATGGTGGCAGATTGACATGACTTGGTATGTTGTAAGGTTTCTTCAAGCTATTGGACTGGCAACAGATGTGAAGCTGCCATCGGAAGTTCAAAAGCAAAGGATGGCTTTCAACAATTGA